The Chelatococcus sp. HY11 genome includes a window with the following:
- a CDS encoding AMP nucleosidase, producing MPSRTNGFVAVKTPEEAVDRLTELHTGSANGLRRALEAYLDNQTIPTATERASYRYPEIRVTYEPPGLMPVTPRAYAKFQAPGVYATTITQPRHFRGYLVEQLRHLMGEYGATATVGLSHQDIPYPYVVERGDELAGTGVTAAELARYFPPPLLASVGDEIADGLWEDDATGVKPLALFDAARVDFSLRRLVHYTGSDWRHIQPWILLTNYHRYVDQFMRLGLVELADGRAERLVLPGNVVIERDLSEAEAIARMTAVAWHRFQMPAYHLIAADGRGTTLVNIGVGPANAKNITDHLAVLRPQCWLMIGHCGGLRQSQTIGDYVLAHGYLRQDGILDRLLPTDIPVPALAEIQVALQEAAAIITGDRGDALKQRLRTGTVLTNGDRNWELRWSQERRRINLSRAIAVDMESGTIAAQGYRLRVPYGTLLCVSDKPLHGEIKLPGAANAFYERAVGEHLRIGLKALDLLRQETHGLHSRKLRSFDEPPFR from the coding sequence GTGCCCAGCCGAACCAACGGCTTCGTTGCTGTCAAAACCCCCGAGGAAGCAGTTGATCGCCTGACGGAGCTGCATACCGGCTCCGCCAACGGGCTGCGTCGGGCGCTCGAGGCCTATCTCGACAATCAGACCATCCCGACGGCGACCGAGCGCGCCTCCTATCGTTATCCCGAAATTCGCGTCACCTACGAACCGCCCGGCCTGATGCCGGTGACACCGCGCGCCTATGCGAAATTCCAGGCTCCGGGCGTCTACGCCACCACCATCACCCAGCCACGTCATTTCCGTGGCTACCTGGTCGAGCAGCTTCGCCACCTGATGGGCGAATACGGGGCCACCGCCACCGTCGGCCTGAGCCATCAGGACATTCCCTATCCTTATGTTGTCGAGCGGGGTGACGAGCTGGCGGGAACGGGCGTGACGGCAGCCGAACTCGCCCGTTATTTCCCGCCGCCCCTGCTGGCCTCGGTGGGTGACGAGATCGCCGATGGCCTGTGGGAAGATGACGCGACCGGGGTCAAGCCGCTCGCGCTGTTCGACGCGGCCCGCGTCGATTTCTCGCTGCGCCGGCTTGTGCACTATACCGGCAGTGACTGGCGCCACATCCAGCCGTGGATTCTCCTGACCAACTACCACCGCTATGTCGACCAGTTTATGCGGCTCGGTCTTGTGGAACTCGCCGACGGCCGCGCCGAACGCCTCGTTCTGCCGGGCAATGTCGTGATCGAGCGCGACCTCTCGGAGGCCGAAGCCATCGCCCGGATGACCGCCGTCGCCTGGCACCGCTTCCAGATGCCTGCCTACCATCTCATCGCCGCGGATGGCCGGGGCACGACGCTCGTGAACATCGGCGTCGGCCCGGCCAATGCCAAGAACATCACGGACCATCTCGCGGTGCTGCGCCCGCAATGCTGGCTGATGATCGGTCATTGTGGCGGCCTGCGCCAATCGCAGACCATCGGCGACTATGTGCTCGCCCACGGCTATCTCCGGCAGGATGGCATCCTCGATCGGCTGTTGCCGACCGATATTCCGGTTCCTGCCCTTGCCGAGATCCAGGTTGCGCTTCAGGAAGCGGCCGCGATCATCACCGGCGATCGCGGCGACGCCCTGAAACAGCGCCTGCGTACGGGCACCGTCCTCACCAATGGTGACAGGAACTGGGAGCTGCGCTGGAGCCAGGAGCGTCGGCGCATCAATCTGTCGCGGGCTATCGCCGTCGACATGGAAAGCGGCACGATCGCCGCCCAGGGCTATCGCCTGCGCGTGCCCTACGGGACGCTGCTATGCGTCTCGGACAAGCCGCTGCACGGCGAGATCAAGCTTCCCGGCGCCGCCAATGCCTTCTATGAACGGGCAGTGGGCGAGCATCTGCGCATTGGCCTCAAGGCTTTGGACCTGTTGCGCCAAGAGACCCACGGGCTCCATTCGCGTAAACTGCGCAGCTTCGACGAGCCGCCGTTTCGCTGA